In Persephonella sp., the DNA window GAGAACAGCAAATCCTGAAGTGATACTTTCCTTTCCTATCTGTGGTCTGAAATATCCAAGGGAGATGTTTGCAAACTGCTTGTCAACAGCCCATGTAAAGTAAGCGTCCCACACCTCAAATTTTGAGTAAGTAAGTCCACTTGTCTTAACAGCTCCCCTCGCAGCATCAACAGGATTAAGATCATCTCTCCCAAGGTTATCGTGGGCAAACCAGATCTTCCATGAGAGGTTTTTCATAAGATGTCCTTTAAAACCAAATCTGCCTCTTCTGATATAGATATCTCCTTTATTTTCTTTAAGGTTTGTTTGACCGGGAATATCAACATTTGTTCCGTAAACTGCCCAAATCTGTCCCATAAGGAAAATCTCAAGATCCTTTCCTTCTCCAAAATAAAATTTTGGTCCTGCATTTGCAGTTCCTGCGATAAGAGCTGCAGCTCCAAGACCTGCCACAGTTAAACCAAATTTTCTCATGCCGCAAAACCTCCTGATTATTTAGATGTTATCTCATCAATAATGTTTTTTAGCTGTATGTCGTGTTTTTTAAGTATTTCAATAGCCTTCATATCTGGATTTCCCATGTATCTAACAGCTATAGATGGTTTGACCATACCTACCACAAGAAGACCGTCTTTATTTTTGTAAGTGTATATTCTGTATGGGCAGAAACCTACAAGCTGTGGGTTGTGTCTTAGGACGAAATAACCGTCTGACAGTTTGCATACCAGATAGATGTTCATGTCTTCCCAGAAGTCTGTTCTTCCCTGCTCTTTCATACCTTTTGTAACATGGGAGACCTTTATTATCTTGAAGTTTGCTTCCTCAAGTGCAGATCTTAAAAGGAGATCTGCTTCTTTGTAGCTCATATCTACAGTTACTTCGTATATGTCGGGGATTTCTTCCTCTTCTTCATCAGCAAGTTCTGGATTGTAGCCTTTTGCATTTTTGTTTTTTTCCTTTTTCTCAACGATCACATTTTTAGGAGGATAATACTCATCATCATCTTCATCCCTTGTTGACCATTCCATCGCTGTGATACACCCGCTTAGCATTAATGAAAATCCTGCCAGTAAGACAAAAAGCACAGACCTTTTACTCAAGAACAGATACCTCCCTTTTTAGGACAGCCGCACTTAACATCAATAACCCTGACGTTTGACTTTAGAGGTGGATTGACAGTTTTGTATCTTTTCAGATAATCAATCACTATCTCATAAACAGGTCTGTGATCAGGTCTAACATTTTTTCCTGCTCTGTACAGATTTCCACCCCAGGCTGAGATCAGATAATATCTGTTTGGATCAAGATCTTTTCCGTTTACCTTGATATTTCTTAACCTTTTCCCGGCAGGAGCTCCAAGCTTTATCTCATACTCCATACCAAGAAGCCTGCTCATATCTCCACCCTGCTGGTAAAGGGGATTTTTGTTGAAGGCGTTGTCTGCGATATCCTCAAGTATCATCTTCAGTTTTTCACCTTTCATCTCAAATGTGTAAACATCCGGGTATGTTATGGCTGTCATTTCATAAACGTTATCAACCGTTATATCTTCTCCTGGTAGAATGGTTGTCCCCCATCTGTATCCTGGAGTAAAGACTATCTCTGCATCTGTTTCCTCTTTTATTGCTTCACAGATAACTCTATCAAATGTTGAGTAAAATGTGTCCCTTTTGTAGAGAATCTGATGGGTTTTGGCTATTTTTTCTGAAAGTTTCTTCTGATACGGTCTGTATATATCCTCAACAAGCTTTTCAACTTC includes these proteins:
- a CDS encoding DUF302 domain-containing protein, whose translation is MSKRSVLFVLLAGFSLMLSGCITAMEWSTRDEDDDEYYPPKNVIVEKKEKNKNAKGYNPELADEEEEEIPDIYEVTVDMSYKEADLLLRSALEEANFKIIKVSHVTKGMKEQGRTDFWEDMNIYLVCKLSDGYFVLRHNPQLVGFCPYRIYTYKNKDGLLVVGMVKPSIAVRYMGNPDMKAIEILKKHDIQLKNIIDEITSK